The Acidobacteriota bacterium DNA segment ACTTCCGCGACGACGACACGATGCAGCACACCGAGCGCGTGGGCCGGCTCTCGGCGGCGCTGGCACGCGAGCTCGGCATGGCGAAAGACGAGGTCCAGTTGCTGCGACGCGCGGCGCCGCTCCACGACCTCGGCAAGATCGCGATCCCCGACAGCATCCTCCTGAAAGGCGGCGGCCTCAGTGACGATGAGTTCGGGGAGATGAAGACGCACACGCGAATCGGTGCGCGCCTGCTGTCAGGCAGCACGCACCCGCTGCTGCAGATGGCCGAGCAGATCGCGCTCACGCATCACGAGCAATGGGACGGCTCGGGCTACCTCGAAGGCCTGCACGGCGAAGCCATTCCGCTCGTCAGCCGTATCGTGACGGTGGCTGACGTGTTCGACGCGCTGACGCACGCACGTCCGTACAAGCGGTCGTGGCCGCTCTCGGAAGCCCTCGACGAACTGAAACGACTGAGAGGGCGACAGTTCGATCCCGACGTCGTCAACGCCCTGCTCCGCATCGTCGAGCGCGGCGAGCTCACGCTCGACGGATTGCAGGGGGACGACTAGCTGTCGAGGTACTTCCCGACCTGCTCGGCGGCCTGACGCCCTTCGGCAATCGCCCACACGATCAGTGACGCGCCCCGGCGCGCGTCGCCGGCAACGAAGACGCCCGGGGCCGTCGTCTGGCGCGTGTGCGGGTCGGCCTTCACGCGTCCCGCGGCGTCGCACTCGACGCCGAGCTGATCGAACAGCGGCAGGCGCTCCGGTCCGGTGAATCCCATCGCGAGGAAGATCAGATCGACGTCCTCGCTGAACTCGGTCCCTGGCACGGGCTCGAACGCGAGCTGGCCGTTCTCCTTGCGGACCATCTCGACGCGCACGCCGTGCAGGCGCTTCAGCACGCCGTCCTCGCCTTCGAGGTGCGTCGTCATGATCGCGTACTCGCGATCGCCGCCTTCCTCGTGCGCCGCCGACACGCGGTAGATGTTCGGCCACTGCGGCCACGGATCGGCGGGGCTGCGGCTGTCGGGTGGACGCGGGGCGATCTCGAACTGGCGCACGCTTGCCGCGCCCTGACGGTGCGCGGTCCCGAGGCAGTCGGCACCGGTATCGCCACCGCCGAGGATGATCACGCGCTTGCCGCGCGCGTCGAGCGTCGCGTCGTGGACGACCTCGTCGCCGGCCACCACGCGGTTCTGCTGCTCCAGGTACGTCATCGCGCGGTGCACGCCGCGCAGGTCGGCACCAGGCACGGTGAGCGCGCGCGGCTGCGTCGCACCAACGGCCAGACACACGGCGTCGAAGTCCTGTCGCAGCTGCGCGCCCGTGAGCGAACCGCCCACATCGACGCTCGTCCTGAACTCAACGCCCTCGGCGGCCATCTGCGCGAGACGGCGATCGAGCAGCGCCTTGTCCATCTTGAAGTCTGGAATGCCGTACCGCAGCAGTCCGCCGATGCGATCGGCCCGCTCGAAGAGGACGACGTCGTGCCCCTGACGCGCGAGTTGCTGCGCCGCGGCAAGACCCGCCGGACCGGACCCGACAACGGCTACCTTCCTGCCCGTGCGGACCGATGCGGGTTCGGCGGTCACCCAGCCTTCCGAGAACGCGCGGTCGACAATCGTGACTTCGACCTGCTTGATCGTCACGGGCAGGTCGTTGATGCCGAGTACGCAGGCGGCTTCGCACGGCGCCGGACAGAGCCGCCCCGTGAACTCGGGAAAGTTGTTGGTCGCGTGCAGGCGGGCGGCAGCCTCGCGCCACCGCTCGCGGTAGACGAGATCGTTCCAGTCGGGAATCAGGTTGCCGAGCGGACACCCCTGATGACAGAACGGGATGCCGCAGTCCATGCAGCGACTCGCCTGGCCGCGCAGCGACTCGACGGGGAACGGCTGATAGACCTCCTGCCAGTCGTGGACGCGTTCCTCGACAGGACGCCGCGTCGGCGTTTGTCGCGTGAGCTCGAGAAACCCTGTCGCCTTGCCCATCAGACCGCCACTCCCTGCAGTTCGGCGCGCTGTGCCTCGAGCGCCTTCTTGTACTCGATCGGCATCACGCGCACGAACCGCGCGATCGTCTCCGGCCAGTCGGCGAGCAGCCGATCGGCCAGCGTGCTGTCGGTGACGGCGCGATGGCGCTCCAGCAACTCGTACACGTAACGCTCGTCGTCCTCGTCGAGCCCTTCGAGCAGCACCATCTCCTTGTTGCAGCGTTGCGCGAAGTCGCCGTCCTCGTCGAGCACGTAGGCCACGCCGCCGCTCATGCCGGCGGCGAAGTTGCGGCCCGTGCGCCCGAGCACCGCCACGCGGCCACCGGTCATGTACTCGCAGCCGTGATCGCCGACACCCTCGACCACCGCCACGGCGCCGCTGTTGCGGACCGCGAAACGCTCGCCGACGACACCCCTGATGAACGCCTCACCGCTCGTGGCACCGTAGAGCGCGACGTTGCCGGCAATCACGTTGCGCTCAGCCTTGAACGGCGCGTCGTGAGGCGGACGCACGATCACGCGCCCGCCCGACAATCCCTTGCCGACGTAGTCGTTGGCGTCGCCCTCGAGACGGAGCGTGATGCCGGCGGGCAGGAACGCACCGAAGCTCTGCCCCGCGGATCCGGTGAACGACAGGTCGATGGTGTCGTGCGCGAGGCCCTGACCGCCGTATCGCCGGCTCACTTCGCTGCCGAGCATCGTGCCCACCGACCGATCGACGTTGCGGATCGGCAGCGCCGCCGTCACCTTCTCGCGCCGGTCCAGCGCGGGCTCCGCGAGCGCGATGAGCTGCGCGTCGAGCACCGACGCCAGGTCCACGTCCTGCGGCACCGTGCGGTGCAGGACGGGCGCAGGCGCGCCCTCGACGGCCGACACGTGCGACGTGTCGAGGATGCGCGAGAAGTCGAGGCCACGCGCCTTCCAGTGATCCACGGCGGGACGCACGTCGATCAGGTCGGCGCGACCGATCATCTCCTGGAGCGTGCGGAAGCCGAGCTGCGCCATCGTCTCGCGCACTTCCTGCGCGATGAAGTGGAAGAAGTTGACGACGTGATCGGCCTGCCCGGTGAACTTCGCGCGCAGCGCCGGGTTCTGCGTGGCGATGCCGACGGGACACGTGTCGAGATGACAGACGCGCATCATCACGCAGCCCATCACCACGAGCGGTGCGGTCGAGAAGCCGAACTCCTCGGCACCGAGCAGCGCGCCGATGACCACGTCGCGACCTGTCTTCAACTGGCCGTCCACCTGCACGGTCACGCGATCGCGCAACCTGTTGCCGACGAGCGTCTGCTGCGTCTCGGCCAGACCGAGTTCCCACGGGACGCCCGCGTGCTTGAGCGAGGTCAGCGGACTGGCGCCCGTGCCGCCGTCGTGACCGCTGATGAGCACCACGTCGCTCTTGGCCTTGGCCACCCCGGCCGCCACCGTGCCGACGCCGACCTCCGACACCAGCTTCACGCTGATGCGCGCGCGCGGGTTGGCGTTGCGCAGGTCGTAGATCAGCTGCGCGAGGTCTTCGATCGAGTAGATGTCGTGGTGCGGCGGCGGGCTGATGAGCCCCACGCCCGGCGTGGAGTGCCGCACCTTGGCGACCCACGGGTACACCTTGTTGCCGGGCAGTTGACCGCCCTCGCCGGGCTTGGCGCCCTGCGCCATCTTGATCTGCAATTCGTCGGCGTTGACCAGGTAGTGGCTCGTGACGCCGAAGCGACCGGACGCGACCTGCTTGATGGCGCTGCGCCGGAAGTCGCCGTTGGCATCCGGCGTGAAACGCCGCGGGTCCTCGCCGCCTTCGCCGCTGTTGCTCCGGCCGCCAAGGCGGTTCATCGCGATCGCGAGCGTCTCGTGCGCTTCGGCGCTGATCGAGCCGAAGCTCATCGCACCGCTGGCGAAGCGCTTGACGATCGACTCGACAGGCTCGACCTCGTCGATCGGCACAGCGGGCCGTGTGCCCGTACGCAACGTGAACAGGCCGCGCAACGTCGCCTGCTCGCGCGTCTGGTCGTCGACGGCTCTCGTGTACTCGCGGAAGATGTCGTACCGCTTCGTGCGCGTGGCGTGCTGCAGCTTGAACACCGTCTCCGGGTTGAAGAGGTGCAGTTCGCCATCGCGACGCCACTGGTACTGCCCGCCGGGCACCAGCTCGCGGTCCACCTGCGGCGCCGGTGCGTAGGCGCGCGCGTGATTGCGCAGCGCCTCCTCGGCGACCTCGGTGATGCCGATGCCGCCGATGCGCGAGGGCGTGTTGGTGAAGTAGCGTGCGACCAGGTCCTTGGACAGCCCCACGGCCTCGAAGATCTGTGCCCCGCGATAGCTGGCCACCGTGCTGATGCCCATCTTGGACATCACCTTGACCACGCCCTTCTCCACCGCCTTCAGGTACTTGCTCCGGAGCGCGGCGTCGTCCACCGTCGGCTCGACGAGGCCCATCTCCTTCAACTGCGGCAGCGATTCGAGCGCGAGCCACGGGTTGATGGCGCTCGCACCGTAGCCGATCAACGTGGCGTAGTGGTGGACCTCACGCGCGTCCGCGGTCTCGACGATGAGCGTGACGTGCGTGCGCGTGCGCTCGCGCACGAGATGGTTCTGCAGGCCCGCGACCGCGAGCAGCGCCGGGATGGGGCACTTCTTCGCGGTGACGGCGCG contains these protein-coding regions:
- a CDS encoding glutamate synthase subunit beta, which translates into the protein MGKATGFLELTRQTPTRRPVEERVHDWQEVYQPFPVESLRGQASRCMDCGIPFCHQGCPLGNLIPDWNDLVYRERWREAAARLHATNNFPEFTGRLCPAPCEAACVLGINDLPVTIKQVEVTIVDRAFSEGWVTAEPASVRTGRKVAVVGSGPAGLAAAQQLARQGHDVVLFERADRIGGLLRYGIPDFKMDKALLDRRLAQMAAEGVEFRTSVDVGGSLTGAQLRQDFDAVCLAVGATQPRALTVPGADLRGVHRAMTYLEQQNRVVAGDEVVHDATLDARGKRVIILGGGDTGADCLGTAHRQGAASVRQFEIAPRPPDSRSPADPWPQWPNIYRVSAAHEEGGDREYAIMTTHLEGEDGVLKRLHGVRVEMVRKENGQLAFEPVPGTEFSEDVDLIFLAMGFTGPERLPLFDQLGVECDAAGRVKADPHTRQTTAPGVFVAGDARRGASLIVWAIAEGRQAAEQVGKYLDS
- a CDS encoding response regulator; this translates as MSEFSWPEARILAVDDQAQNVNIIERLLRRAGFEHVFTTTDPQQARPLVEELRPDVILLDLHMPALDGFAVLDQLAPLLPPDGYLPIVFITADADSHLKKRALSMGAKDFVNKPFDATEIVLRIRNLLEARYLYLALQAQNETLEVRVRERTEELEQAQLEILHRLSRAADFRDDDTMQHTERVGRLSAALARELGMAKDEVQLLRRAAPLHDLGKIAIPDSILLKGGGLSDDEFGEMKTHTRIGARLLSGSTHPLLQMAEQIALTHHEQWDGSGYLEGLHGEAIPLVSRIVTVADVFDALTHARPYKRSWPLSEALDELKRLRGRQFDPDVVNALLRIVERGELTLDGLQGDD
- the gltB gene encoding glutamate synthase large subunit, encoding MDNTQLALKPQRGLYDPSFEHDACGVGFLAQLRGTPSHDLVDRALRALERMEHRGATGAEHNTGDGAGILIQIPHALFARECAAGAIVSPDEGTPLAMLPPAGQYAIGLVFLSPDPQAAALARLIFAMVARQEGQVLLGWRRVPTDNRTLGNTARSVEPVMDHVFLAPGPDTPDPATFERKLYVIRKRFQTTIRTSGIDDTKYFHVPSLSTRTLTYKGMLTPPQVREYFPDLSDPLTTSALALFHSRFSTNTFPSWELAHPYHMVAHNGEINTLRGNINWMRAREARLASPLFGDDLPKILPIVREGLSDSACLDSVLELLVQGGRSLPHAVMMLVPEAWEHHDTMSAEKKAFYAYHSCLVEPWDGPACVTFTDGVQIGAVLDRNGLRPARYWVTDDDYVILASEVGVLDVPSARVIEKGRLHPGKMFLVDLAEGRIVSDEEIKQRIATEKPYQEWVSQHLTPLEALQPADTPAPQTGEALRTLQHAFGYTQEDLKILMAPMATKGEEGLGSMGNDAALAVLSHKSRPLPDYFQQLFAQVTNPPLDAIREKLVTSVGTAIGPERNLLDPQPESCRMILCDSPFLDNSQMARFKALQRYDRAGRLLPTSRDDQPFYVTVLDMVFPVADGPGGMEPALKAMFAKADTAIAGGAKVLVLSDRAVTAKKCPIPALLAVAGLQNHLVRERTRTHVTLIVETADAREVHHYATLIGYGASAINPWLALESLPQLKEMGLVEPTVDDAALRSKYLKAVEKGVVKVMSKMGISTVASYRGAQIFEAVGLSKDLVARYFTNTPSRIGGIGITEVAEEALRNHARAYAPAPQVDRELVPGGQYQWRRDGELHLFNPETVFKLQHATRTKRYDIFREYTRAVDDQTREQATLRGLFTLRTGTRPAVPIDEVEPVESIVKRFASGAMSFGSISAEAHETLAIAMNRLGGRSNSGEGGEDPRRFTPDANGDFRRSAIKQVASGRFGVTSHYLVNADELQIKMAQGAKPGEGGQLPGNKVYPWVAKVRHSTPGVGLISPPPHHDIYSIEDLAQLIYDLRNANPRARISVKLVSEVGVGTVAAGVAKAKSDVVLISGHDGGTGASPLTSLKHAGVPWELGLAETQQTLVGNRLRDRVTVQVDGQLKTGRDVVIGALLGAEEFGFSTAPLVVMGCVMMRVCHLDTCPVGIATQNPALRAKFTGQADHVVNFFHFIAQEVRETMAQLGFRTLQEMIGRADLIDVRPAVDHWKARGLDFSRILDTSHVSAVEGAPAPVLHRTVPQDVDLASVLDAQLIALAEPALDRREKVTAALPIRNVDRSVGTMLGSEVSRRYGGQGLAHDTIDLSFTGSAGQSFGAFLPAGITLRLEGDANDYVGKGLSGGRVIVRPPHDAPFKAERNVIAGNVALYGATSGEAFIRGVVGERFAVRNSGAVAVVEGVGDHGCEYMTGGRVAVLGRTGRNFAAGMSGGVAYVLDEDGDFAQRCNKEMVLLEGLDEDDERYVYELLERHRAVTDSTLADRLLADWPETIARFVRVMPIEYKKALEAQRAELQGVAV